A single genomic interval of Ischnura elegans chromosome 3, ioIscEleg1.1, whole genome shotgun sequence harbors:
- the LOC124155696 gene encoding T-complex protein 1 subunit zeta, translating to MAAISLLNPKAEFARAAQALAINISAAKGIEDVMKTNLGPKGTMKMLVSGAGDIKITKDGNVLLHEMQIQHPTASMIARASTAQDDITGDGTTSTVLVIGELLKQADLYISEGLHPRILTEGFDLARVKTIEVLDSIKMKIEPTKENLVGVAQTSLRTKVHPKLADNLAEVCVDAVLAIKQENKPLDLNMVEIMEMQHKTETETCLVRGLVLDHGTRHPDMPKRLTNAYILTCNVSMEYEKSEVNSGFFYKSAEDRDKLVLAEREFIEKRVKKVIELKKKLCDGTDKNFVVINQKGIDPMSLDMLAKEGIMGLRRAKRRNMERLALACGGVALNSVDDMDESHLGYAGLVYEHILGENKYTFVEECKLPQSVTILIKGANNYTLVQLKDAIRDGLRAIKNAIEDGYVVPGAGAFEMAAYLALQKYKDEVKGKARLGIQAYAEALLVIPKTLASNSGFDCQDTIVKLSEESRASGALVGIDIATGEALIPADAGIFDNYIVKRQIINSCTVIASNLLLVDEIMRAGMSSLKG from the exons ATGGCAGCAATAAGCCTTTTGAACCCAAAAGCCGAATTTGCTAGGGCTGCTCAAGCTCTAGCAATTAACATATCGGCGGCGAAGGGAATTGAAGATGTTATGAAAACAAATTTGGGGCCTAAAGGGACCATGAAAAT GTTGGTGTCGGGAGCCGGTGacataaaaatcaccaaggatgGCAACGTTCTCCTTCACGAAATG cAAATTCAGCATCCTACTGCTTCGATGATAGCGCGAGCATCGACCGCGCAAGATGATATTACTGGCGATGGAACGACATCAACAGTCTTAGTAATTGGCGAGTTACTAAAGCAAGCTGACTTATACATCTCTGAG GGGTTACATCCCAGGATTTTAACGGAAGGATTCGACTTAGCCCGTGTCAAGACCATCGAAGTATTGGatagcattaaaatgaaaattgaacccACCAAAGAGAATTTGGTTGGCGTTGCCCAGACGTCATTACGCACCAAAGTTCATCCGAAGTTAGCGGATAACCTTGCCGAG gttTGTGTTGATGCTGTCTTGGCAATAaagcaagaaaataaaccacTTGACTTAAATATGGTGGAAATCATGGAGATGCAGCACAAAACCGAAACAGAAACATGTTTAGTCAGGGGATTAGTTCTCGACCATGGTACTCGTCACCCTGATATGCCTAAGAGGTTGACCAATGCTTACATTTTGACTTGTAATGTTAGCATGGAGTATGAGAAAAG TGAAGTCAATTCAGGATTTTTCTATAAGTCTGCAGAAGATCGTGATAAGCTGGTACTAGCAGAGAGGGAATTCATTGAAAAGCGGGTGAAGAAGGTCATTGAATTAAAGAAGAAACTGTGTGATGGAACTGATAAGAACTTTGTGGTGATAAATCAAAAG GGAATTGATCCGATGTCCTTGGACATGCTAGCAAAGGAAGGAATAATGGGTTTGCGGAGAGCAAAGAGACGCAATATGGAACGTCTTGCTTTGGCCTGTGGTGGTGTGGCTCTAAACAGTGTTGATGACATGGATGAGAGTCACCTGGGATATGCAGGCCTTGTTTATGAGCATATCTTG ggGGAGAATAAGTACACTTTCGTCGAGGAATGCAAGTTGCCTCAAAGTGTGACTATTCTCATTAAGGGGGCGAACAATTATACTCTGGTACAGCTGAAGGATGCAATTCGGGATGGATTGAGAGCAATCAAGAATGCAATTGAAGATG GATATGTTGTACCTGGAGCTGGAGCTTTTGAAATGGCTGCTTACTTAGCTCTGCAAAAGTATAAGGATGAAGTGAAAGGCAAAGCACGCTTAGGGATTCAAGCATATGCTGAAGCATTACTTGTCATACCCAAAACATTAG CATCAAACTCTGGATTTGACTGTCAGGACACCATTGTTAAGTTAAGTGAAGAGTCTCGTGCCAGTGGTGCTCTTGTAGGAATTGATATTGCAACTGGTGAAGCGTTAATACCTGCTGATGCTGGAATATTTGATAATTACATTGTTAAAAGGCAAATAATCAATTCATG CACTGTAATAGCTAGTAATTTATTACTAGTAGATGAAATAATGCGAGCTGGAATGTCATCTCTCAAAGGTTGA